From the Oscarella lobularis chromosome 13, ooOscLobu1.1, whole genome shotgun sequence genome, one window contains:
- the LOC136194538 gene encoding GLIPR1-like protein 1 yields the protein MRGCLLAAILPTIALAILTQEDRDSLLEVYNKARAEVSPPAANMHAMVWDSDLELVAQNWANRCRIKHSPGLLYGENLMMFPSDYGPISRAAELWREEELFFTYDLTDRACQDGKYAATTSR from the exons ATGAGGGGATGTCTCCTGGCTGCCATTTTGCCCACAATTGCTCTTGCAATCCTTACCCAAGAGGACAGAGACAGTCTGCTTGAAGTTTACAATAAAGCTCGAGCGGAAGTCAGTCCGCCCGCAGCAAACATGCACGCTATG GTCTGGGATTCGGATCTCGAACTCGTGGCTCAAAACTGGGCAAACCGATGTCGAATCAAACACAGCCCAGGACTGCTATACGGAGAAAATCTGATGATGTTTCCGTCTGACTATGGGCCAATAAGTCGCGCAGCCGAACTAtggcgagaagaagagctcTTCTTCACCTACGACCTTACAGATCGAGCTTGTCAGGACGGAAAATATGCGGCCACTACATCCAG ATGA